From a region of the Streptococcus ruminantium genome:
- the pbp2x gene encoding penicillin-binding protein PBP2X: protein MPRKNNKLLRYVLRKRYVPSKNRRRVGQSLLLLTVFVFFLFLINFAYIIGTDSKFGVALSERAKAVYQREVTVQAKRGTIYDRTGIPIAEDSTTYTIYAIIDKKYVSEQKKILYVQSSQFSKVADVLKKHLGMETDYVNKQLNQPDLKQVYFGTLGKNISYSTMTNIKEEMKAAGIEGIAFNASPGRMYPNGNFASIFVGLANLIENKDASYSLQGVSGLEYYLNSILAGQDGKVIYEKDSQGRILPGTEKVERDTVNGQDVYTTISADLQRSLETNMNTFFNNAKGRYANATLISAKTGEILATTQRPSYDSDTKEGLGEEGLLERSLLYQEAFEPGSTMKVLTVASAIDNGTFNPNAYYTNNEYTIADAKINDWTLNAGYSAVTLNYAQGFSLSSNVGMTLLQQQMGDEKWLNYLTKFRFGYPTRFGMGDEAPGMVPEDNIVSIAMSSFGQGISANQAQMIRSFTSIANSGVMLEPKFISALYDPNTGTARVSSKEEVGNPVSKKAADDTLRYMINVGTDPIYGTLYSHDLHAPAIQVDGYDIAVKSGTAEIASEDGRGYIKGAYINSVVAMIPAENPEFIMYVTIRQPEVLNVLSWRDIINPTLKEAMLLKDNLNLNAPAPALTRVTTETEYKLPDLIGKDPGTSAEELRRYLVQPVILGNGSEIKKVSLEKGSTIAANQQLLLLTNKFEEMPDLYAVTKENMERFAEWTGIEVTYKGSGSKVVKQSVGIGTKLKKIKKITVTLGD from the coding sequence ATGCCCAGAAAAAACAATAAACTCTTGCGGTATGTCTTGAGAAAGCGATATGTTCCGTCAAAAAATCGTCGGAGAGTAGGACAAAGCCTTCTTCTTTTGACGGTTTTCGTCTTTTTTCTCTTTTTAATCAATTTTGCCTACATTATTGGTACGGACAGTAAGTTTGGAGTGGCTTTATCAGAAAGAGCAAAGGCTGTTTATCAGCGTGAAGTGACTGTACAAGCTAAACGTGGGACTATATACGATCGGACAGGGATTCCGATTGCTGAAGATTCGACAACCTATACTATATATGCCATTATCGACAAAAAGTATGTGTCAGAGCAGAAGAAGATTTTATATGTCCAATCTTCTCAGTTCAGCAAAGTAGCAGATGTTTTGAAGAAACACCTCGGAATGGAGACGGACTACGTTAATAAACAGCTAAACCAGCCGGACTTAAAACAGGTTTATTTTGGAACTTTAGGAAAAAATATTTCTTACAGTACCATGACGAACATCAAAGAAGAGATGAAGGCTGCGGGTATTGAAGGGATTGCCTTCAATGCTAGTCCTGGTCGGATGTATCCAAATGGGAATTTTGCTTCTATCTTTGTGGGCTTGGCAAACTTAATCGAGAATAAAGATGCAAGTTATAGCTTGCAAGGTGTGAGTGGTTTGGAATACTATTTGAATAGTATTTTGGCTGGTCAAGATGGCAAGGTTATTTATGAAAAAGATAGTCAAGGGCGTATCCTGCCGGGAACAGAAAAAGTTGAAAGAGACACCGTCAATGGACAGGATGTTTACACAACTATTTCGGCGGACTTGCAGCGTTCCCTTGAAACAAATATGAATACTTTCTTCAATAATGCTAAGGGACGTTATGCCAACGCTACCCTCATTTCAGCTAAGACGGGAGAAATATTGGCAACCACCCAGCGTCCAAGTTATGATTCAGATACCAAGGAAGGATTGGGAGAAGAAGGATTATTGGAGCGGTCACTCTTGTATCAAGAAGCTTTTGAACCAGGTTCGACAATGAAGGTGCTGACAGTGGCTTCAGCTATTGATAATGGAACCTTTAATCCAAATGCTTATTATACCAACAATGAATACACCATTGCAGATGCAAAAATTAACGACTGGACACTGAATGCGGGTTACTCTGCTGTTACCCTCAATTATGCTCAGGGTTTTTCTTTGTCAAGTAACGTTGGGATGACCCTCTTGCAGCAGCAGATGGGCGATGAGAAGTGGCTCAATTACCTGACAAAATTCCGATTTGGTTATCCAACACGTTTTGGGATGGGAGATGAGGCACCGGGGATGGTACCAGAGGATAACATCGTTTCCATCGCCATGTCATCTTTCGGCCAAGGTATTTCTGCCAATCAGGCCCAGATGATTCGTAGTTTCACTTCTATTGCTAATAGTGGAGTCATGCTGGAACCTAAATTCATTTCAGCACTTTACGATCCCAACACCGGTACAGCCAGAGTTTCTTCCAAAGAGGAAGTGGGGAATCCTGTTTCTAAAAAAGCGGCAGATGATACACTTCGCTATATGATCAATGTGGGAACGGATCCCATCTATGGAACCCTGTATTCTCATGATTTGCATGCTCCAGCCATTCAGGTGGACGGTTATGATATTGCAGTTAAGTCGGGAACAGCGGAAATTGCCAGCGAAGACGGTCGAGGCTATATTAAGGGCGCTTATATCAATTCGGTAGTCGCCATGATTCCTGCAGAAAATCCTGAATTTATCATGTATGTAACGATTCGTCAGCCGGAAGTTTTGAATGTCCTATCATGGCGAGATATTATCAATCCAACTCTGAAAGAAGCGATGCTCCTGAAGGACAACTTAAATCTTAATGCACCTGCTCCGGCTTTAACCCGAGTCACTACTGAAACAGAATACAAATTACCAGATCTTATCGGAAAAGATCCGGGAACATCCGCTGAGGAACTTCGTCGTTACCTCGTTCAACCAGTTATTTTAGGAAACGGATCCGAAATTAAAAAGGTTTCGCTAGAAAAAGGAAGTACGATTGCAGCCAATCAACAACTTCTCTTGTTGACAAATAAATTTGAGGAGATGCCAGATTTATATGCAGTCACCAAAGAGAATATGGAGCGTTTTGCTGAATGGACCGGGATTGAAGTGACCTATAAAGGTTCGGGTTCAAAAGTTGTGAAACAGAGCGTTGGGATTGGTACAAAGCTGAAAAAAATCAAGAAAATTACAGTTACATTAGGAGATTAA
- the ftsL gene encoding cell division protein FtsL, producing MLQEKRREATMRVIGDKIKTFTRVEKAFYASIVLSGLALAIGVIFMQTRLLQLQSEMAKVNQEINQKQIEINDAKQAVNELTRSARLMEIAKKAGLTFNNDNIGVAE from the coding sequence ATGTTGCAAGAAAAACGTAGGGAAGCCACTATGCGAGTGATTGGTGATAAAATCAAGACCTTTACACGTGTGGAAAAAGCATTCTATGCAAGTATCGTCTTATCCGGTCTCGCTCTTGCGATTGGAGTTATTTTCATGCAGACTAGGCTCTTGCAGCTCCAGTCTGAGATGGCTAAGGTCAATCAAGAAATCAATCAAAAGCAGATTGAAATCAATGATGCTAAGCAAGCGGTCAATGAATTGACACGATCCGCTCGCTTGATGGAAATTGCTAAAAAAGCTGGATTAACTTTTAATAATGACAATATTGGAGTAGCCGAATAA